The Acidobacteriota bacterium genome has a segment encoding these proteins:
- a CDS encoding M14 family zinc carboxypeptidase translates to MSLRRFPALTVLALVCFALAPLSAASPGGAVPTGDSPQAPAPAPAFDRYHRPEEIAAALQDLARANPSFAKAYVLAKSPGGRDLVLLEVGPETAKAAKALPAVFVAADMDGTVPIAAEAGLWLAKSVCAKADLRADRTWYILACGNPDAAARYFAKPQLRDARNGRPMNDDQDDATDEDGPDDLDGDGLITQMRVKDPEGTWTAVTGEPRLMKQADGVKGEKGLWKVYAEGLDNDHDGQYNEDGPGGVNLGTAFPHLFKYHAPDGGPWPGSEPETYALLKFFDVHREIGLAFVLGESNFCLNPPRAGRKGGADLNQIKVPERLAGFINADPARTYTMAEIIELVKPLVPPGMEVTEGLVAGFLELGAAVNPLEDDLKFYKELSEKYKEFLKAAKLDGKRLEPAADKDGSLELYAYYQLGLPSFALDFWTLPEVKEEKPADEMTPEKLEKMTNDEFVALGEEKINAFLKASGAPDEFKAKQVIEAVKGGQMDTRKMAEMMKQMPRKPEEGGADPKEKALLAWSDKELGGQGFLPWKPFKHPTLGDVEIGGAAPFADNTPPARMIEGLVQGQAPWVFEVSRKMARIRIAEAKVTKLGAGVYEVKAWIENAGDLPYPTAIGARNQRILPVVVTLGGDGFEIAQGRKRSLVPAVPARGAQAVTWIVRAAKPVKIEIKAETRIAWSDARTIDLGGAK, encoded by the coding sequence GTGAGCCTTCGCCGCTTCCCCGCCCTAACCGTTCTGGCCCTCGTCTGTTTCGCCCTGGCGCCTCTTTCGGCCGCGAGCCCGGGAGGGGCCGTTCCCACCGGGGACAGCCCCCAGGCCCCGGCCCCCGCGCCGGCCTTCGACCGCTACCACCGGCCGGAGGAGATCGCCGCCGCCCTCCAGGACCTGGCCCGGGCGAACCCGTCATTTGCCAAGGCCTATGTCCTGGCCAAAAGCCCGGGCGGACGCGACCTCGTCCTGCTCGAGGTCGGACCTGAAACGGCCAAAGCCGCCAAGGCCCTGCCGGCCGTCTTCGTCGCGGCCGACATGGACGGCACGGTGCCGATCGCCGCCGAGGCCGGGCTCTGGCTGGCCAAGTCGGTCTGCGCCAAAGCCGACCTGCGCGCCGACCGGACCTGGTACATCCTGGCCTGCGGCAACCCCGACGCGGCGGCCCGCTATTTCGCCAAGCCCCAGCTCCGCGACGCCCGCAACGGCCGCCCGATGAACGACGACCAGGACGACGCGACCGACGAGGACGGCCCCGACGACCTCGACGGCGACGGCCTGATCACCCAGATGCGGGTCAAGGACCCCGAGGGCACGTGGACGGCCGTCACGGGCGAGCCGCGCCTGATGAAGCAGGCGGACGGCGTCAAAGGAGAGAAGGGCCTCTGGAAGGTCTATGCCGAAGGCCTCGACAACGACCATGACGGCCAATACAACGAGGACGGGCCCGGCGGCGTCAACCTGGGCACGGCCTTCCCCCATCTTTTCAAGTACCACGCCCCCGACGGCGGCCCCTGGCCCGGCAGCGAGCCGGAGACGTACGCCCTGCTGAAGTTCTTCGACGTCCACCGCGAGATCGGCCTGGCCTTCGTCCTCGGCGAGTCGAACTTCTGCCTCAACCCGCCGCGGGCGGGACGCAAGGGTGGCGCCGACCTGAACCAGATCAAGGTCCCCGAGCGCCTAGCCGGCTTCATCAACGCCGACCCGGCCCGGACCTACACCATGGCCGAGATCATCGAGCTGGTCAAGCCGCTCGTCCCGCCGGGCATGGAGGTCACCGAGGGCCTCGTCGCCGGCTTCCTCGAGCTCGGCGCGGCGGTCAACCCGCTCGAGGATGACCTGAAGTTCTACAAGGAGCTGTCCGAGAAGTACAAGGAGTTCCTCAAGGCCGCCAAGCTCGACGGCAAGCGCCTCGAGCCGGCCGCCGACAAGGACGGTTCCCTCGAGCTCTACGCCTATTACCAGCTCGGCCTGCCCTCCTTCGCCCTGGACTTCTGGACCCTGCCAGAGGTCAAGGAGGAGAAGCCGGCGGACGAGATGACGCCCGAGAAGCTCGAGAAGATGACCAACGACGAGTTCGTTGCCCTGGGCGAGGAGAAGATCAACGCCTTCCTCAAGGCCTCCGGCGCCCCGGACGAGTTCAAGGCCAAGCAGGTCATCGAGGCCGTCAAGGGCGGCCAGATGGACACCCGGAAGATGGCCGAGATGATGAAACAGATGCCCAGGAAGCCGGAGGAGGGCGGGGCCGACCCGAAGGAGAAGGCCCTGCTCGCCTGGAGCGACAAGGAGCTCGGCGGCCAGGGCTTCCTGCCCTGGAAGCCGTTCAAGCACCCGACCCTGGGCGACGTCGAGATCGGCGGGGCCGCGCCCTTCGCCGACAACACGCCCCCGGCCAGGATGATCGAAGGCCTCGTCCAGGGCCAGGCCCCGTGGGTCTTCGAGGTGTCCAGGAAAATGGCCCGGATCCGGATCGCCGAGGCCAAGGTCACGAAGCTGGGCGCCGGCGTCTACGAGGTCAAGGCCTGGATCGAGAACGCCGGCGACCTGCCCTATCCGACGGCCATCGGCGCCCGGAACCAGCGCATCCTGCCGGTCGTCGTCACGCTCGGCGGCGACGGGTTCGAGATCGCGCAGGGCAGGAAGCGGAGCCTCGTTCCGGCCGTCCCGGCCCGCGGCGCGCAAGCCGTGACCTGGATCGTCCGGGCGGCCAAGCCGGTCAAGATCGAGATCAAAGCGGAGACCCGGATCGCCTGGAGCGACGCCCGCACGATCGACCTCGGAGGTGCCAAGTGA
- a CDS encoding sigma-70 family RNA polymerase sigma factor — protein sequence MADYDPISGKTDEELGREARAGSRRSFEELACRYRRRLFVYVRARAGSDEDAEDLVQDTFLKLYRNIAAYDPAFRFSTWLYTSAGRLAIDAYRKKAAARGRLAGARIEDAADQAAKTEDAGGAAGASGAWDAARALGGDRFRALWLRYGEDMSIAEIAAVIGRSPLAVRVLLHRARTSLAGRLGPEAGAAARPRTGAPRAAARS from the coding sequence ATGGCCGATTACGATCCGATAAGCGGGAAGACCGACGAAGAGCTGGGCCGCGAGGCGCGGGCTGGCTCGCGCCGGTCTTTCGAGGAGCTGGCCTGCCGCTACAGGCGCCGGCTCTTCGTCTATGTGCGCGCCCGGGCCGGGAGCGACGAGGACGCCGAGGACCTGGTCCAGGACACGTTCCTCAAGCTCTACCGGAACATCGCCGCGTACGACCCGGCCTTCCGGTTCTCGACCTGGCTCTACACCTCGGCCGGCCGGCTGGCCATCGACGCCTATCGTAAGAAAGCGGCGGCGCGCGGGCGGCTGGCCGGGGCGAGGATCGAGGACGCCGCCGACCAGGCCGCGAAGACAGAAGACGCGGGCGGCGCGGCGGGGGCCTCGGGCGCCTGGGACGCGGCCCGGGCCCTCGGCGGGGACCGCTTCCGGGCGCTGTGGCTGCGCTACGGCGAGGACATGAGCATCGCCGAAATCGCGGCCGTGATCGGCCGGTCTCCGCTGGCCGTCCGTGTGCTCCTGCACCGGGCCCGGACGTCCCTGGCCGGCCGTCTCGGACCGGAAGCGGGCGCGGCCGCGCGGCCGAGGACCGGGGCGCCGCGCGCGGCGGCCCGGAGTTGA
- the glpK gene encoding glycerol kinase GlpK, producing the protein MSHVLAIDQGTTGSRAIVFDKRGRAVASAYEEFPQYFPKPGWVEHDPEEIWRSVFRTVQRVLESVPGRSIAAVGVTNQRETTVVWDRRSGRPVAKAIVWQCRRTAGRCRELAARPGMSRLIRKRTGLPIDAYFSATKAEWILDRGGLRERARRGRLAFGTTDSWTLWKLTGGASHATDPTNASRTMLFNIRRLDWDADLLDLFGVPAALLPRVLPSSGEFGRTVRLGRLPAGIPVMGIAGDQQAALFGQAGFRPGAIKNTYGTGSFILLNTGREAVESKHGLITTVACGPGGKAAYALEGSVFVAGAAVQWLRDQLGLIGTAAESEAAAASVADSAGVYFVPAFVGLGAPYWDSEARGTIVGLTRGANRDHLVRAALEAMAYSTRDVLETMRKESGLRVRELRVDGGASANDFLCRFQADVLGLPVVRPKAVETTSLGAAWLAGLGAGLWDSTAAIERLAVDERKFIPAMTRAQADKLYAGWQAAVRKARAV; encoded by the coding sequence ATGAGCCACGTCCTGGCCATCGATCAGGGCACGACCGGCAGCCGGGCCATCGTCTTCGACAAGCGCGGCCGGGCCGTCGCCTCGGCCTACGAGGAGTTCCCGCAGTATTTTCCCAAGCCCGGCTGGGTCGAGCACGACCCGGAGGAGATCTGGCGGAGCGTCTTCCGGACGGTCCAGAGGGTTCTCGAAAGCGTTCCCGGACGTTCGATCGCCGCGGTGGGCGTCACCAACCAGCGCGAGACGACCGTCGTCTGGGACCGGCGGTCGGGGCGGCCCGTGGCCAAGGCCATCGTCTGGCAGTGCCGCCGGACCGCCGGCCGCTGCCGCGAGCTGGCTGCCAGGCCGGGGATGAGCCGGCTCATCCGGAAAAGGACCGGCCTGCCGATCGACGCCTACTTCTCGGCGACCAAGGCGGAGTGGATCCTCGACCGCGGCGGCCTTCGCGAGCGGGCCCGGCGGGGACGGCTGGCCTTCGGCACCACGGACTCCTGGACCCTGTGGAAGCTGACCGGCGGGGCCAGCCACGCCACCGACCCGACCAACGCCTCGCGGACCATGCTCTTCAACATCCGCCGGCTCGACTGGGACGCGGACCTGCTAGATCTCTTCGGCGTCCCGGCCGCCCTCCTGCCGCGCGTCCTTCCGTCGTCGGGCGAGTTCGGACGAACGGTCCGCCTGGGCCGTCTCCCGGCGGGCATCCCGGTCATGGGCATCGCCGGCGACCAGCAGGCGGCCCTTTTCGGCCAGGCCGGATTCCGGCCGGGCGCGATCAAGAACACCTACGGCACCGGCTCTTTCATCCTGCTCAACACCGGGCGGGAGGCCGTCGAGTCCAAGCACGGCCTGATCACGACCGTCGCCTGCGGCCCCGGCGGCAAGGCCGCCTACGCCCTCGAGGGATCGGTGTTCGTGGCCGGGGCGGCCGTCCAGTGGCTGCGCGACCAGCTCGGCCTGATCGGCACGGCGGCCGAGTCGGAGGCCGCCGCCGCGTCGGTCGCGGACAGCGCGGGCGTTTACTTCGTCCCGGCCTTCGTCGGGCTCGGCGCGCCCTACTGGGACTCCGAGGCCCGGGGCACGATCGTCGGGCTGACGCGCGGCGCCAACCGCGATCATCTCGTCCGGGCGGCCCTCGAAGCCATGGCTTACTCGACCCGGGATGTCCTGGAGACCATGCGCAAGGAATCTGGGCTGCGGGTGCGCGAGCTTCGGGTGGACGGCGGCGCCTCGGCCAACGACTTCCTCTGCCGGTTCCAGGCCGACGTCCTCGGCCTCCCGGTCGTCCGGCCCAAGGCCGTGGAAACGACCTCGCTCGGAGCCGCCTGGCTGGCGGGGCTGGGCGCCGGGCTATGGGACTCGACCGCGGCCATCGAGCGCCTGGCCGTCGACGAGCGCAAGTTCATCCCGGCCATGACCCGCGCCCAGGCCGATAAGCTCTACGCGGGCTGGCAGGCCGCCGTGCGCAAAGCCCGCGCGGTTTGA
- a CDS encoding alpha/beta fold hydrolase: MSGLQGTDLLFRRWDAEPSPSAVAGPVPPKAVFLLVHGLGAHSGRWDFFARAAAGRGYASYAIELRGFGRTPERPRGHVASFEVWHRDLLALREAIGRDFPGKKVFLAGESMGGLIAYDLAGRRPGLFAGAVLMAPAFKNGMKFPPGAYVKVALVTPFHPKSMVDLPFTSEMATRDPDYAAVMNESPDELRVASLGLMRGFLPVQARAGRLARTFAAPALFLVPGVDRLVDERAARRIFARLAAADKTLIEYPDMFHALYIDLGRDKVFADILDWTGTRA, from the coding sequence ATGAGCGGCCTCCAAGGGACCGATCTCCTGTTCCGCCGCTGGGATGCCGAGCCATCGCCGTCCGCAGTTGCCGGCCCGGTCCCGCCCAAGGCCGTCTTTCTCCTTGTCCACGGGCTGGGCGCCCACTCGGGCCGCTGGGATTTTTTCGCCCGCGCCGCGGCCGGGCGCGGCTATGCTTCGTACGCCATAGAACTCCGCGGCTTCGGCCGGACGCCCGAGCGGCCGCGCGGCCACGTCGCTTCCTTCGAGGTCTGGCACCGGGACCTCCTGGCCCTGAGGGAGGCGATCGGGCGGGACTTTCCGGGGAAAAAGGTCTTCCTCGCCGGCGAGAGCATGGGCGGACTCATCGCCTACGACCTGGCCGGCCGCCGGCCCGGCCTGTTCGCCGGCGCGGTCCTCATGGCGCCGGCCTTCAAGAACGGGATGAAGTTCCCCCCGGGCGCTTATGTCAAGGTCGCCCTGGTCACGCCGTTCCATCCGAAATCCATGGTCGATCTGCCGTTCACCTCGGAGATGGCGACGCGCGATCCGGATTATGCGGCGGTCATGAACGAAAGCCCGGACGAGCTGCGGGTCGCCAGCCTCGGGCTCATGCGCGGCTTCCTTCCAGTCCAGGCCCGGGCGGGGCGCCTGGCCCGGACGTTCGCGGCGCCGGCGCTCTTCCTCGTCCCCGGCGTCGATCGTCTCGTCGACGAGAGGGCCGCCCGCCGCATCTTCGCCCGGCTGGCCGCGGCCGACAAGACGCTCATCGAGTATCCGGACATGTTCCACGCGCTCTACATCGACCTCGGCCGCGACAAGGTCTTTGCCGACATCCTAGATTGGACCGGGACGAGGGCCTGA
- a CDS encoding GMC family oxidoreductase, producing MKKSEELVFDCLVVGSGFGGSVAAMRLAQKGYSVGVVEAGRRWHADQFPRRNWNLRKFLWMPGLGLYGTWRLRLLNGAFILAGAGVGGGSLNYANTLYVPPDVFFERPSVRRLGGKAGLLPYYDLAGRMLGIVRNPVETAQDVLMKETAAEIGREATYRLTDVAVYFGHEGEPAADPYFEGEGPDRIGCELCGECMTGCRKDAKNSLDKNYLYFAEKFGARVFSENKVVDIEPLSADGSDGYRVRTRKTTGLLRGRRGLTFRVKSLVVAAGALGTNTLLLDMKRKGRLPNLPAPLGKYARTNSETMLGVRSLARDADFSRGVAITSSVHPDADTHLEPVRFGKGHDVMCALVAALTDGGKRTPRVLRWLANELRHPLRHLRLRRPPGWARQTIILLGMQTVDNYFHLKRRRRWYAPLEAVLVSEPGTDRRNPTWLPAGNDFGRRMARRMDAVPANVITEVTVGAPITAHILGGCSFGPTPEEGVIDERNRVKGYAGMIVCDGSQIPENLGVNPALSITAFAERAMSFVPPKKPVRFLAAERKWGVEGLLTRTPSP from the coding sequence ATGAAGAAGAGCGAAGAGCTCGTTTTCGATTGCCTGGTCGTCGGGTCCGGATTCGGCGGCTCCGTCGCGGCCATGCGCCTGGCCCAGAAGGGCTATTCGGTCGGCGTCGTCGAAGCCGGCCGGCGCTGGCACGCCGACCAGTTCCCGCGCCGCAACTGGAACCTGCGCAAGTTCCTCTGGATGCCCGGCCTCGGCCTCTACGGCACCTGGCGTCTGCGCCTCCTCAACGGGGCCTTCATCCTGGCCGGGGCCGGCGTCGGCGGCGGCAGCCTCAACTACGCCAACACGCTCTACGTCCCGCCCGACGTCTTCTTCGAGCGCCCCAGCGTCCGCCGGCTCGGCGGCAAGGCCGGACTCCTGCCTTACTACGACCTGGCCGGCCGCATGCTCGGTATCGTCCGCAACCCGGTCGAGACGGCCCAGGACGTCCTGATGAAGGAGACGGCGGCCGAGATCGGCCGCGAGGCCACCTACCGGCTGACCGACGTGGCCGTTTATTTCGGCCATGAAGGGGAGCCGGCGGCGGACCCCTATTTCGAGGGCGAAGGGCCCGACCGCATCGGCTGCGAGCTCTGCGGCGAGTGCATGACCGGCTGCCGCAAGGACGCCAAGAACAGCCTGGACAAGAACTATCTCTACTTCGCCGAGAAGTTCGGGGCCCGGGTCTTCTCCGAGAACAAGGTCGTCGATATCGAGCCGCTCTCCGCCGACGGGAGCGACGGGTATCGTGTCCGGACGCGGAAGACCACCGGCCTGTTGCGGGGAAGGCGCGGCCTGACCTTCCGAGTCAAATCGCTGGTCGTCGCCGCCGGCGCCCTGGGCACGAACACGCTGCTGCTCGACATGAAGCGCAAGGGCCGGCTGCCGAACCTGCCGGCGCCTCTCGGCAAGTACGCCCGGACGAACAGCGAGACCATGCTCGGCGTGCGCTCGCTGGCCAGGGACGCCGACTTCAGCCGGGGCGTGGCCATCACCTCGAGCGTCCACCCGGACGCCGACACGCACCTCGAACCGGTGCGCTTCGGGAAAGGACATGACGTCATGTGCGCGCTTGTCGCCGCCCTGACGGACGGCGGCAAAAGGACGCCCCGGGTCCTGCGCTGGCTGGCCAACGAGCTGCGTCATCCCCTGCGCCATCTGCGCCTGCGCCGGCCGCCCGGCTGGGCCCGGCAGACGATCATCCTGCTGGGCATGCAGACGGTCGACAATTATTTCCATTTGAAGCGGCGCCGGCGCTGGTATGCCCCGTTAGAAGCGGTCCTCGTCTCCGAACCCGGCACGGACCGCCGGAACCCGACCTGGCTCCCGGCCGGCAACGATTTCGGGCGGCGGATGGCCAGGCGGATGGACGCGGTCCCGGCCAACGTCATCACCGAGGTCACGGTGGGCGCGCCCATCACGGCCCACATCCTGGGCGGCTGCTCGTTCGGCCCGACCCCGGAGGAGGGCGTCATCGACGAGCGCAACCGGGTCAAAGGCTATGCCGGGATGATCGTCTGTGACGGCTCCCAGATCCCGGAGAACCTGGGCGTCAATCCGGCCCTGTCGATCACGGCCTTCGCCGAGCGGGCCATGTCGTTCGTGCCGCCGAAGAAGCCCGTCCGCTTCCTGGCCGCGGAGAGAAAGTGGGGAGTCGAAGGCCTCCTGACCAGGACGCCTTCTCCCTAG
- a CDS encoding MerR family transcriptional regulator — MNRDLLTVQDLADKAGAPAERVAEWTKVKLLKPDGYGEKKSPLFSVSSLEQVAVVQRLADLGYGTDEIIKIVKRVGLPRDRRGKKRARDKGYLTVGNLAERSGVSPRTIKHWEDKGIIEPDMRTEGGFRLYSESYVILCQLIRDLQLFGYSLEEVKAISDDVRTLLAIEAELEAYPQAEVEKRLAAMLEAIRGLSDKMKLLEEGIERWRDLLKKKKKDIVALQGRNQKRGKAAKENKEKSHA, encoded by the coding sequence ATGAACAGAGACCTTCTAACCGTCCAGGACCTGGCCGACAAGGCCGGGGCCCCGGCCGAGCGTGTCGCGGAATGGACCAAGGTCAAGCTCCTCAAGCCCGACGGCTACGGCGAGAAGAAGTCCCCCCTGTTCTCCGTCTCGAGTCTCGAGCAGGTCGCCGTGGTCCAGCGGCTGGCCGATCTCGGCTACGGCACCGACGAGATCATCAAGATCGTCAAGAGGGTCGGCCTGCCCCGCGACCGGCGCGGCAAGAAAAGGGCCCGCGACAAGGGCTACTTGACCGTCGGCAACCTGGCCGAGCGCTCCGGCGTCAGCCCGCGGACGATCAAGCACTGGGAGGACAAGGGCATCATCGAGCCCGACATGCGGACCGAGGGCGGCTTCCGGCTCTACTCGGAATCGTACGTCATCCTCTGCCAGCTCATCCGCGACCTCCAGCTCTTCGGCTACTCGCTCGAGGAGGTCAAGGCCATCTCGGACGATGTCCGGACGCTCCTGGCCATCGAGGCCGAACTCGAAGCCTACCCCCAGGCCGAGGTCGAGAAGCGGCTGGCCGCGATGCTCGAGGCCATCCGGGGCCTCTCCGACAAGATGAAGCTTCTGGAGGAGGGCATCGAGCGCTGGCGCGACCTTCTCAAGAAGAAGAAAAAGGACATCGTCGCCCTCCAGGGCCGGAACCAGAAGCGCGGGAAAGCCGCCAAAGAAAATAAGGAGAAGAGCCATGCATAA